In bacterium, a single window of DNA contains:
- a CDS encoding 3'-5' exoribonuclease: MGYKLVAPEKIERKCDLDRPISEVRFVAVDIETTGSQPPKDRIIEIGAVEVQGYSLGGTFREFVNPHRKLPPFISRLTGISNSTLDGQREAEEVLPEFLDFLGDAVLVAHFAAFDFKFLSIEALRAAGRRLENHVLCTCRLARRIHWFLPSKGLDAITHYLDIPVNGRHRALGDAEATARILVRFQEYMQSKQFRESFGYSNGILTLRDLLTFQDSRIPESGIPGFERRNGDEH, from the coding sequence GTGGGCTACAAGCTAGTCGCGCCCGAAAAAATTGAGCGGAAGTGCGACCTCGACAGGCCGATATCCGAGGTTCGGTTCGTCGCGGTGGACATCGAAACCACCGGCAGCCAGCCCCCCAAAGACAGGATCATCGAAATCGGTGCTGTTGAAGTCCAAGGCTATTCCCTCGGAGGCACTTTCAGGGAATTCGTCAATCCTCACCGTAAACTGCCGCCGTTCATATCGCGCCTGACCGGTATCTCGAACAGCACGCTTGACGGCCAGCGGGAAGCGGAAGAAGTGCTTCCGGAATTTTTGGATTTTCTGGGCGACGCGGTGCTGGTGGCGCATTTCGCAGCCTTCGATTTCAAATTTCTGTCGATCGAAGCACTACGCGCCGCCGGAAGAAGGCTCGAAAACCACGTTCTCTGCACGTGCCGGCTGGCGCGCCGCATCCACTGGTTCCTGCCATCCAAAGGACTCGACGCGATAACACATTACTTGGATATTCCCGTAAACGGGCGACATCGCGCGCTCGGCGACGCCGAAGCCACTGCCCGCATCTTGGTCCGTTTCCAAGAATACATGCAGTCGAAGCAGTTCCGGGAGTCATTTGGATATTCCAACGGAATCCTGACCTTGCGGGATTTGCTCACTTTCCAGGATTCGCGCATCCCGGAAAGCGGAATACCCGGATTTGAAAGGCGCAACGGGGACGAGCATTGA
- a CDS encoding tetratricopeptide repeat protein: MEGGDWRSYFQAGLQAVEQKRWTNAASLFKKANELKPDDHEVMIRLAYALRQIREFQQALELYRKLGAMLPQNAGVHFAWGTTLAELGQYEGAILLGEKALELGFSEKHRCHRLLGRMNFAIGNFEKARFHLQKYIDSGHELEQGDFAQAMAQIELIGKKTG; this comes from the coding sequence ATGGAAGGCGGAGACTGGCGATCGTATTTCCAGGCGGGGCTCCAGGCGGTGGAGCAGAAGCGCTGGACGAATGCCGCGTCGTTATTCAAAAAGGCGAATGAGCTGAAACCGGACGACCATGAGGTGATGATCCGGCTGGCCTACGCGCTGCGCCAAATCCGCGAGTTTCAGCAAGCGCTGGAGTTGTACAGGAAGCTCGGAGCGATGCTGCCCCAGAACGCGGGCGTTCATTTCGCTTGGGGAACGACGCTTGCGGAACTCGGTCAGTACGAAGGAGCTATTCTTTTGGGGGAAAAGGCGCTTGAGCTTGGATTTTCGGAAAAGCACAGGTGCCACAGATTGCTCGGCAGGATGAACTTCGCCATCGGAAATTTCGAAAAAGCAAGATTTCACCTGCAGAAATACATTGATTCCGGGCACGAGCTGGAGCAAGGCGATTTCGCCCAGGCTATGGCGCAAATCGAGCTTATAGGCAAAAAAACTGGATAA
- a CDS encoding uracil-DNA glycosylase, whose amino-acid sequence MALLDELHKKILACTECPLHQGRKQAVPGEGRSDADIMFVGEGPGAEEDEQGRPFVGRSGQLLNQMLSQVGFDRNQVFIGNIVKCRPPENRNPNPDEAAACRHWLQAQIALIRPKVIVLLGRVSLEAFFGTRYALGRVIGQFIRFQGQLFFVTWHPSYILRAQKNKSEYLKHFKKLRSLADKNFELPEG is encoded by the coding sequence TTGGCGCTTCTCGACGAACTGCACAAGAAAATACTCGCATGCACTGAATGCCCGCTCCACCAGGGGCGCAAGCAGGCCGTGCCGGGCGAAGGGCGGTCGGACGCGGACATAATGTTCGTCGGCGAAGGCCCCGGCGCCGAAGAGGACGAGCAGGGCAGGCCGTTCGTCGGGCGCAGCGGCCAGCTTCTCAACCAAATGCTCTCCCAGGTCGGTTTCGACCGCAATCAGGTTTTCATCGGCAATATCGTCAAGTGCCGCCCGCCGGAAAACCGCAATCCGAATCCCGACGAGGCCGCCGCGTGCCGGCACTGGCTGCAGGCGCAGATTGCCCTAATCCGTCCGAAGGTCATAGTCTTGCTCGGGAGGGTGTCGCTTGAAGCATTTTTCGGAACGCGGTATGCTTTGGGCCGCGTCATAGGGCAGTTCATCCGGTTCCAGGGGCAGCTGTTCTTCGTGACGTGGCATCCGAGTTACATTCTGCGCGCGCAGAAAAACAAGTCAGAGTACCTCAAGCACTTCAAAAAGCTGCGCTCGCTTGCCGACAAGAATTTCGAACTTCCCGAAGGATAG
- a CDS encoding transposase, with amino-acid sequence MIKASMLNKQHFYLENSLRDFLHTALLQIASEAGWTLQAWAVMSNHYHFVAEIKDAAKILQIIGKLHSKTAAEANGHDKAPGRRVWYQYRDTRLTFEKSWLVRLKYVSENPVKHGLVQNAIDYPYCSAA; translated from the coding sequence ATGATAAAGGCCTCCATGTTGAACAAACAGCATTTTTATTTGGAAAACTCATTGCGGGATTTCCTGCATACTGCTCTTCTTCAAATCGCCAGCGAAGCGGGGTGGACGTTGCAGGCGTGGGCGGTGATGTCCAATCATTATCATTTTGTCGCTGAAATTAAGGACGCCGCAAAAATCCTCCAAATCATCGGTAAGTTGCATTCCAAAACCGCTGCCGAGGCGAACGGGCACGACAAAGCGCCCGGCAGGCGCGTTTGGTATCAGTACCGGGATACGCGGTTGACCTTCGAAAAAAGTTGGCTCGTCCGGCTGAAATACGTTTCAGAAAATCCGGTGAAACACGGACTTGTGCAAAATGCGATAGATTATCCGTATTGCTCCGCAGCTTGA
- the trpS gene encoding tryptophan--tRNA ligase, with amino-acid sequence MENRRKRILTGDRPTGKLHLGHYVGTLQNRVKLQYEYETYILIADVQALTTHYENPGMLAQSVRDVALDYLAVGIDPNAATICVQSLIPEIAELTVFYGLVTNMNKLRHNPTTKSEAQQLGLITCDDLMTGFDQLTYGFFGYPVSQAADITFVNADLVPVGKDQKPHIELCRDIVKKFNGMFGTEITEPDALIGDAFLSALDGSAKMSKSLGNAIFLSDDSKTVKEQVMKGVTDPARIKSTDKGTPEICNIYKYHGVFSKDFVDEARDRCRAGTIGCVECKMELYKRLETLLEPFRARRKEYEARPAEVDEILIEGTRKARAEGAKTLAHVREKLGIAYFG; translated from the coding sequence ATGGAAAATCGAAGGAAACGGATACTGACGGGCGACCGGCCGACGGGCAAGCTGCACCTCGGCCATTATGTCGGCACGCTTCAGAACCGCGTCAAGCTCCAATACGAATACGAAACTTACATTCTCATCGCCGACGTGCAGGCGCTGACGACGCATTACGAGAATCCTGGGATGCTTGCTCAAAGCGTGCGCGACGTGGCGCTGGACTACCTGGCGGTCGGGATAGACCCGAACGCCGCGACGATTTGCGTGCAGTCGCTCATACCGGAAATAGCCGAGCTGACCGTGTTCTACGGGCTCGTCACGAACATGAACAAGCTGCGCCACAATCCCACGACGAAAAGTGAGGCGCAGCAGCTTGGGCTTATCACCTGCGACGATCTTATGACCGGATTCGACCAGCTCACGTACGGGTTCTTCGGCTATCCGGTAAGCCAGGCGGCGGACATCACGTTCGTCAACGCGGACCTCGTGCCGGTGGGGAAGGACCAGAAACCGCACATCGAGCTTTGCCGCGACATCGTCAAAAAGTTCAACGGGATGTTCGGCACCGAAATAACCGAGCCGGACGCGCTTATCGGAGACGCGTTCCTGTCCGCGCTGGACGGAAGCGCCAAAATGAGCAAGTCGCTGGGGAACGCGATTTTCCTTTCGGACGATTCGAAGACGGTGAAGGAGCAGGTGATGAAGGGCGTCACCGACCCGGCCCGGATAAAGTCCACGGACAAGGGCACGCCGGAGATTTGCAACATCTACAAGTACCACGGCGTGTTCAGCAAGGACTTCGTGGACGAGGCAAGGGACAGGTGCCGGGCGGGGACGATCGGCTGCGTCGAGTGCAAGATGGAGCTTTACAAGCGGCTGGAAACGCTTCTGGAACCGTTCCGGGCGCGCCGCAAGGAGTATGAAGCGAGGCCCGCGGAAGTTGACGAGATATTGATCGAAGGAACGCGGAAGGCGCGGGCCGAAGGCGCGAAAACTCTTGCGCACGTGCGGGAGAAGCTGGGGATCGCGTATTTTGGGTAG